The genomic window GCGAGGAAGCCGCCGAGGGCCGCGTTCTCGTCGGCCGCGACGTAGCCCGTCAGCTCGTCCTCGAAGGCCTGCAGCCACGCGCCGCCGTGCCCCTGTCCCGTGGCGGCCGCGACCTCGACGTCGAGCAGCATCTCCTGCTGCACGAGCGTCACGAGATCGACCAGGTCGAGGCCCGTGCGTCCGCGGAGGAACGCCAGCTGCGAGCCGAGGCGTCGCATCCTGGCGAGGCCCTCCTCGCTGAGCCCCCGGAGTTGTCCGTGGCCGTCGGGCGCGGTGGTGACGAAGTCGAGTGCGTCGACGACCGACCCGTGCTCGCCCGCCGCGACGGACGCGCGGAAGCCGTCGGCGACCTCGTCGGCGAGCACCTGCTGTGCGTGGTCGTGGGCGAACAACCAGGAGGCGACGGAGCGGAGCGCGGCGACGTCGCGCAGTCCGATGCGCCACCGCGCCCCCGTCATGAGGCGGATCAGCTCGGAGCCGGCCGAGGGGTCGTGCAGCACCCGGAGGCACGACACCAGGTCGACGACCTCGGGCCGCTGCAGCAGCCCGCCCACGCCGAGGACCCGGTACGGCACGCCGTGGGCGGCGAGTGCCTCGACGAAGGCGGGCATCGTCTTCTTCGACCGGAACAGCAGCGCCGCCGTCCGCGTCGACGGCACGCCGTCGACGGCGGGCGCGTCGGCCAGCTCGCGGGCGAACCAGGCCGCGACCTGCTCGGCCTCGCCGGGCAGGGTCTGCTCGAAGATCGTCTCGACCCTGCCGGCGGGAGCTGCGGGCCGGGCGCGCAGCTCGCCGACCGGGACCTCGGACGCCGCCGCGAGCTCGGCCACCACGACGTTCGCCGCGTCGAGCACGCTGCGCGAGTTGCGCCAGCTCGTCGAGAGGCTGTAGACCGCGTCGGGCTCGGCGCCGAAGTCGACGGGGAACCGGCCGAGGTTCGCCGCGGAGGCGCCACGGAAGCCGTAGATGGACTGGTGCGGGTCGCCGACCGCCATCACGCCCGTGGTCGCGAAGAGGCGCGACAGCAGGCGCGTCTGGACGACGCTCGTGTCCTGGTACTCGTCGAGGAGCACGACGCGGAAGCGCGCACGCATCGCGTCGACGACCTCGGGCGCGGTCTCGCAGACGTCGAGGGCGAGCGCCACCTGGTCCGAGTACTCCACGAGGCCCCGCCGCGCCTTCTCGTCGGCGAACTGCTCGGCGAGCGCGACGAGCGGCGGCAGCGCCGACACCGCGGCGACCGCGTCGGCGACCGACTTGTAGGCCGATCCCTTGGCGGAGGGCAGGCCCGCGAGGTCGAGGAACCGGTCGCTGAGACGGAGCACGTCGTCGCCGTCGGCCACGTTCTCGCTGAGGGCTCGGCTCAGCCGGAGCACCGCCTCCGTCAGGGAGTCGACGCTGCGCCCGAGCCCGGCGAGGCGCTCGTCGCGGCTCGACACGACCAGCGAGCGCGCCAGCTGCCACGCCGAGGCCTCGCCCAGCACCTGCGACTCGGGCTCCCGGCCCACGCGGAGGGCGTCGTCGCGGAAGACCCCGTTCGCGAAGGCGTTGTACGTCGACACGGTGGGGACGTCGAAGGGATCGGGGTCGTCGCCCAGCAGCCCCGCCTCGCCGAGCTGGCGGATGCGCCTCTCGATCCGCTCGCCCAGCTCGCCGGCCGCCTTGCGCGTGAAGGTGAGGCCGAGCACCTGCGACACCTCGACGTGGCCGTTGGCGAGCAGCCAGACGACCCGGTTCGCCATGGTCTCGGTCTTGCCGCTGCCGGCGCCCGCGACCACGAGGGCAGGCACGAGCGGCGCCTCGATGACCGCCTGCTGCTCGCGCGTGGGCTCGGGGAGGCCGAGCCGCAGCGCGACGTCGACGGCGGACAGGCTCACGAGCTGACCTCGCCGACCACGTGGATGCGGCAGGAGCCGCCCGACCGGCCCTCGCAGTGCTCGTCGAGGCGGGCCAGGAACACCTGCCCCGCCATGCCCTCGGCGGCGGTCTCGACGCGGTCGCGGAACTCCCTCAGCATCTCGGCGTCGAAGGCAGCCTGGGCGGGCTCGCGGTAGAGCTTGCCCCGCACCCCGGAGGAGACGACCACGAGCTTCGCCCCGCCCGGCGGCGTGCCCTCCG from Frigoribacterium sp. PvP032 includes these protein-coding regions:
- a CDS encoding ATP-dependent DNA helicase, producing MSLSAVDVALRLGLPEPTREQQAVIEAPLVPALVVAGAGSGKTETMANRVVWLLANGHVEVSQVLGLTFTRKAAGELGERIERRIRQLGEAGLLGDDPDPFDVPTVSTYNAFANGVFRDDALRVGREPESQVLGEASAWQLARSLVVSSRDERLAGLGRSVDSLTEAVLRLSRALSENVADGDDVLRLSDRFLDLAGLPSAKGSAYKSVADAVAAVSALPPLVALAEQFADEKARRGLVEYSDQVALALDVCETAPEVVDAMRARFRVVLLDEYQDTSVVQTRLLSRLFATTGVMAVGDPHQSIYGFRGASAANLGRFPVDFGAEPDAVYSLSTSWRNSRSVLDAANVVVAELAAASEVPVGELRARPAAPAGRVETIFEQTLPGEAEQVAAWFARELADAPAVDGVPSTRTAALLFRSKKTMPAFVEALAAHGVPYRVLGVGGLLQRPEVVDLVSCLRVLHDPSAGSELIRLMTGARWRIGLRDVAALRSVASWLFAHDHAQQVLADEVADGFRASVAAGEHGSVVDALDFVTTAPDGHGQLRGLSEEGLARMRRLGSQLAFLRGRTGLDLVDLVTLVQQEMLLDVEVAAATGQGHGGAWLQAFEDELTGYVAADENAALGGFLAWLAAAERRDDMGPRSDDGEPGTVQLLTVHGSKGLEWDLVAVPRLVEGELPGTSREGVGWLGFGELPFEFRGDAAELPDLAWRSVDDQKEFDQRLATFKDDLRRRHLSEERRLAYVAFTRAKEALLLSGSFWSSTVKPRQPSRYLAELVEAGLVPAEAVPAGPDDEFDPLAQSSRELAWPVDPLGPRRARVELAAVRVGRTLRAREEAEPGDAIGDGAGEGTGDAAARRRDDTGPWADDIDLLLLEREAIRRRSGSIDLPQRIPASRFKDYVSDPSGVASALRRPLPERPYRATRLGTLFHEWVERRYRPTGRAELLDAWRPELDLDDDEERSGNGLVDPDDARRLGELQATFERSPWARLEPVDVELEVHLPLGRRTVICKIDAVFEREGRLQVVDWKTGRAPADDADLELRQLQLALYREAYSAFRGVPAADIDAAFYFVADDVVVEPRHIASRDELAALWDEVEAGG